Proteins encoded within one genomic window of Phaeodactylum tricornutum CCAP 1055/1 chromosome 27, whole genome shotgun sequence:
- a CDS encoding predicted protein: MRSPTLITRYLTVEWSHSVSQIAPLKMAAVTHFILPDLPQAVAEGDRKAWRESTILTRRIRTMKQGVDKILIVGGNEKDQGLISTTKAIQVATEVTDVPVWCVANPNDRESFASLESKAHSGASGVVTQPLLCSHAIDVFNSYKEAGLHCVAGIAFPKSVEGLHFWLKLLGQPDLVKDEVFQSHIAHFDGGKSSLDWAKAQVAHLAGTDSLHFMPMRNSLDLKNLLSDRKLLKVAEKQ, from the coding sequence ATGAGATCGCCCACTTTGATAACACGATATCTGACGGTAGAATGGAGTCACTCTGTAAGCCAGATAGCACCACTAAAAATGGCAGCTGTGACACATTTCATTCTACCCGATTTGCCACAAGCAGTTGCAGAAGGTGATCGTAAAGCCTGGAGAGAGTCAACCATCCTTACTCGACGCATCCGGACAATGAAACAAGGCGTCGACAAAATATTAATTGTAGGCGGCAACGAGAAAGACCAGGGCCTAATTTCAACAACTAAGGCAATTCAGGTAGCAACAGAAGTCACTGACGTTCCCGTTTGGTGTGTCGCCAATCCCAACGATCGAGAAAGTTTCGCAAGCCTTGAATCGAAGGCTCATTCTGGTGCATCTGGCGTTGTGACTCAACCACTCCTGTGTAGTCATGCTATTGATGTTTTCAATAGCTACAAAGAAGCGGGACTGCACTGCGTAGCCGGAATCGCGTTTCCGAAGTCTGTAGAAGGTCTTCATTTCTGGTTAAAGTTATTGGGGCAACCCGACTTAGTGAAGGACGAAGTGTTTCAATCTCATATTGCCCATTTTGACGGTGGAAAGAGCTCGTTGGATTGGGCAAAAGCCCAGGTTGCGCACCTGGCCGGAACTGATAGTCTACACTTTATGCCGATGCGAAATTCTCTCGACTTGAAAAATTTGCTCTCAGACAGAAAGCTTTTAAAGGTTGCTGAAAAACAGTAG
- a CDS encoding predicted protein produces the protein MVCSVGSQTTSGLSVINRARNFRKSSSQAFAAATLLVLNFYGTTAFIPPKHRLGSPISEACNILKEREWILHSSTEERRAVKAEISTQESVSEGRINGASVGTHEENLSNETDADPVCRIVAASDGKLPTSPSMLPTYLSKEPHLLRRLDGIYHAMAHDETRQLKYMADSLQNKEKDRILYSLGEERNFVSVTRTSLEDAGFELLSRRDLDLCDALNAGYLLRLSILPELSRLDPSIAKDFYPERFRQGKALDPDELLFDGRVLVYWRGYDQEVSRGRLLLPKIDYLQASLVQRSAAWVKDKLDRFERILYFKYLRTSRRVGSALRAQMDSAVDIVPSKRFSTVLRGQFEANSTSINTTGIVKAVSPGNIIRLNRYGGSKIKFVGSPDPTAALTPFVFCEQNEEYCDPCPRSPQKSFRTLTEDRRDRNVDQSFFQCNSLSDSGLKCPYDIEQSQQGTIAPPSQLLKRVTISNLVDFFTRKGRRSLLKTLFSKSELVEPTYKEVFVVWRPLSDRRPKMPAIRPPKFAYDLADMFDIEGLLPKKETAPAEAPHRVEIRAFSDVPMANLPAVLPSTKLVFRPADAFVFDFISFFSFFVVFGSLKFDNPKLDLLAVLSVSLWLFRTFIRYSNKLARYDLLVKKFLTSKITHRNSGALKYIATEAGSQRATRAALVHSWLSRLSPEELLDATVLAREGTKAVNNLVRGDREVRVDMDASLNDLEDLGLISRQGAKVVVVTDDSQVVGHLKRAWNDVFDGRLSLKTLVGRRHEQSRHESID, from the coding sequence ATGGTTTGCAGCGTTGGATCGCAAACAACAAGCGGTCTTTCGGTTATAAACAGAGCCCGCAATTTTCGCAAATCTTCGTCTCAAgcttttgcagcagcaacacTACTTGTCTTGAATTTCTATGGAACAACGGCATTCATTCCGCCAAAGCATCGTCTCGGGTCACCAATAAGTGAAGCATGTAATATCTTGAAAGAGCGGGAATGGATTCTGCATTCATCAACCGAAGAACGCAGAGCCGTAAAGGCTGAAATTTCAACGCAGGAGTCAGTCAGCGAAGGGCGCATTAATGGAGCAAGCGTTGGCACACACGAGGAAAATTTGTCAAATGAGACTGATGCCGATCCAGTATGCCGCATAGTCGCAGCTTCTGACGGAAAGCTCCCAACTTCGCCTTCCATGTTACCCACTTATCTATCAAAGGAACCGCATTTGTTGCGCAGGCTGGACGGAATATATCACGCTATGGCTCATGATGAAACTCGACAGCTCAAGTACATGGCGGATTCTTTgcaaaacaaagaaaaagaccgGATACTTTATAGTCTTGGGGAAGAACGAAACTTTGTCTCGGTCACGAGAACGTCTCTTGAAGATGCTGGTTTTGAGTTGCTGTCGAGACGAGATTTAGATTTGTGCGATGCCCTCAATGCAGGGTATCTTTTACGGCTTTCAATTCTGCCTGAATTAAGTAGGCTCGACCCATCCATAGCAAAAGATTTCTATCCTGAAAGATTCCGACAAGGGAAGGCGTTGGATCCGGACGAGCTACTATTTGACGGAAGAGTCCTCGTCTATTGGCGCGGATACGACCAAGAAGTGAGCCGTGGGCGATTACTCCTTCCTAAAATTGACTACCTCCAAGCAAGCTTGGTACAGCGATCTGCTGCCTGGGTAAAAGACAAGTTGGATAGGTTCGAGCGCATACTTTACTTCAAGTACCTGCGAACCAGCCGTAGGGTTGGTAGCGCGCTTCGAGCACAAATGGATTCTGCGGTTGATATTGTCCCTAGTAAAAGGTTCTCTACGGTACTTCGCGGTCAGTTTGAGGCTAACTCCACAAGCATCAATACCACTGGTATAGTCAAGGCTGTTTCGCCGGGAAATATCATCAGACTCAACCGATACGGAGGATCAAAAATTAAATTTGTCGGTTCGCCGGATCCCACTGCTGCCCTCACACCATTTGTATTCTGCGAGCAAAATGAAGAATATTGTGATCCATGTCCTCGGTCGCCTCAAAAGTCCTTTCGGACTTTGACTGAGGATAGACGGGATCGCAATGTTGAccaaagcttcttccaatgtaactcactgtcagacagCGGACTCAAATGCCCCTATGATATTGAACAGAGCCAACAGGGAACAATCGCTCCACCCTCGCAGTTGCTAAAACGTGTGACCATAAGCAATCTTGTCGATTTCTTCACTAGAAAAGGGCGGCGAAGTCTCCTGAAAACCCTCTTTTCCAAGTCAGAATTGGTGGAGCCCACGTACAAAGAAGTTTTCGTTGTTTGGCGACCGCTGTCAGACCGACGACCAAAAATGCCAGCAATACGACCACCGAAGTTTGCTTATGATCTAGCCGATATGTTCGATATCGAAGGCCTTCTGCCAAAGAAGGAAACTGCTCCAGCGGAAGCCCCGCACCGTGTGGAGATACGAGCGTTCAGCGACGTTCCAATGGCCAATCTCCCTGCTGTTTTGCCGAGCACCAAGCTTGTCTTTCGGCCTGCAGacgctttcgttttcgattttaTCAGTTttttcagcttcttcgtTGTTTTTGGTTCGCTGAAGTTTGATAACCCGAAACTTGATCTGCTTGCTGTTTTATCTGTTTCGCTTTGGTTGTTTCGAACTTTTATTCGATACTCAAACAAGCTAGCACGGTATGACCTGCTCGTCAAAAAGTTTTTAACTTCTAAGATTACTCATCGGAATTCGGGTGCTTTGAAATACATTGCAACAGAAGCGGGTTCTCAGCGGGCTACGCGGGCAGCCTTGGTGCATTCATGGCTATCACGTCTGTCACCTGAAGAATTATTGGATGCTACTGTGCTAGCACGAGAGGGGACCAAGGCAGTAAATAATTTAGTTAGAGGCGACCGAGAAGTTCGCGTTGATATGGACGCCAGTCTGAATGACTTGGAGGATCTTGGTTTGATATCGCGCCAAGGTGCCaaggttgttgttgtcacTGACGACTCACAAGTTGTTGGCCATTTAAAGAGAGCATGGAATGATGTATTCGACGGGAGGTTAAGTCTGAAAACACTAGTCGGTCGCCGGCACGAGCAGTCGCGACATGAAAGCATCGACTAG
- a CDS encoding predicted protein, with amino-acid sequence MVRPRLVQEGNPIVNSQVRRPNEHNVGVMPQGVQKQATSSQQQYSSTSSCSSSQEASSLLQAAGGQIPSPHRHKYTAASRFTINDDAMDDDSVMHTSALSIQNQYRHPSSSPQNLSPIQHGSHFGNGQSSPSQPQSANSSHNGPNARENKSAYTGTSHTYSQPSHFEIGADYRPLERMEGVEDHSEKTPLVVLDGANLSYAYAQTLLGVDNRHRRARFDPDVRGIRVACEYFVQAGLRVLAVLPSSWYNQKPRAGNNLSAENAWMQQDQLETLRLLREKSWLVGAPPTDDDDAYVLTIAQRENVRASRRHGQHGPAFVLSNDLFRDAQDRDATEQLRGWLQNGIDSHGPGRISYAFVDMGQLDEYGQRELDIVPNPRHPLVLCIEQSHSVAQRHI; translated from the coding sequence ATGGTACGCCCACGACTCGTACAGGAAGGCAATCCTATTGTCAACTCCCAGGTCAGACGCCCGAATGAACATAATGTCGGTGTGATGCCACAAGGAGTTCAAAAACAGGCAACGTCGTCCCAGCAGCAGTATTCCTCCACATCAAGTTGCTCTTCTTCACAGGAAGCCTCGTCTCTGCTACAAGCGGCCGGTGGCCAAATTCCCAGCCCTCATCGTCACAAGTATACCGCGGCTTCCAGATTTACAATAAACGACGATGCGATGGACGATGATTCGGTCATGCATACGAGTGCGCTGTCCATTCAAAACCAATATCGTCATCCCTCGAGCTCACCTCAAAACCTGTCCCCAATTCAGCACGGCTCGCACTTTGGTAATGGTCAAAGCTCTCCGTCACAACCGCAATCAGCAAATTCTTCGCACAATGGACCGAACGCTCGAGAAAACAAAAGCGCATACACGGGGACATCTCATACCTACAGTCAACCATCTCACTTTGAAATCGGGGCGGATTATCGACCTTTGGAGCGCATGGAAGGAGTAGAAGACCATTCAGAAAAGACTCCGTTAGTAGTTTTAGACGGCGCCAACCTTTCTTATGCGTACGCTCAAACGTTGCTGGGAGTTGATAATCGCCACCGGAGGGCGCGGTTCGACCCTGATGTCCGCGGCATTCGGGTCGCCTGCGAATACTTTGTGCAAGCCGGCCTACGAGTACTGGCAGTCTTGCCTTCCTCCTGGTACAATCAGAAGCCACGCGCGGGCAACAATCTATCGGCTGAAAACGCTTGGATGCAGCAGGACCAGTTGGAAACACTTCGGTTGCTGCGTGAAAAATCGTGGTTGGTTGGTGCACCACcgaccgacgacgacgatgcgtACGTCCTCACGATTGCCCAGCGAGAGAACGTTCGCGCCTCCCGCCGGCATGGGCAGCATGGACCGGCCTTTGTACTTTCGAACGACTTGTTTCGAGATGCGCAGGATCGAGATGCAACGGAACAGTTGCGGGGATGGTTACAAAACGGTATTGATTCACACGGTCCTGGGCGAATTTCATACGCCTTTGTTGACATGGGGCAATTGGATGAGTACGGACAGCGCGAGTTGGACATTGTACCGAATCCCAGACATCCATTGGTGCTTTGTATCGAGCAGTCTCATTCTGTAGCACAGCGACACATTTGA
- a CDS encoding predicted protein: MCLNAIETFILVSYSRVKVPRIVILRKTLPTARFRVARQGRLSLDRSEFLPSFGKVNKHQNLSIHCIPEMNNTRMHPGDRDLRQLGESLDRATRMARRGRVANPSSTAGGLPPRKQYLAARQRPSHRRTSLPKLNKILAQQERKSCDLGFADDVDNVTLATEASSTNQNNSWQSFESAEGQVLTQRLQQDLQRWSDLAPSQPQRPTRRVHHRSAAELDDQSRTSIESTPIDVDSLQEYHAPIKIEFDPYALTKQHQMSLVVQPHSVCSLPVSVDDSGPIDIDTGDELVLQEEDESSEEDLWVSGDFPILDETEMDRGLAGYMHGFEPPTLQTLFGGIDGVLEVDEGKFEI; the protein is encoded by the coding sequence ATGTGTTTAAATGCAATTGAGACGTTTATTTTGGTTTCATACAGTCGCGTGAAAGTTCCCAGGATTGTTATCCTGCGCAAGACTCTACCGACAGCGCGCTTCCGTGTAGCTCGCCAAGGTCGACTTTCCCTTGACCGTAGCGAATTTTTACCCTCTTTCGGGAAAGTCAATAAACATCAAAACTTGTCCATTCACTGTATACCTGAGATGAATAACACTCGTATGCATCCAGGGGATCGTGATCTCCGGCAACTCGGGGAATCATTGGATCGTGCGACTCGAATGGCACGACGAGGGAGGGTGGCGAACCCGTCATCGACAGCTGGAGGTTTGCCGCCTCGGAAACAGTACCTTGCCGCTCGTCAGCGACCTTCGCATCGCCGCACCAGTCTCCCCAAGCTCAATAAGATTCTGGCGCAACAGGAACGAAAGTCTTGCGACTTGGGATTCGCTGATGATGTCGATAACGTAACGCTAGCCACCGAAGCGAGCAGTACGAATCAAAACAATTCCTGGCAGTCGTTCGAGTCAGCTGAAGGTCAAGTACTGACACAACGACTGCAGCAAGATCTGCAACGTTGGTCTGACCTCGCCCCCTCACAACCTCAACGTCCTACTCGACGAGTACACCATCGGTCTGCTGCAGAATTGGATGACCAGAGCCGAACTTCCATCGAGTCGACACCTATCGACGTCGACTCGTTGCAAGAATACCATGCGCCGATAAAAATCGAATTTGACCCCTACGCGCTTACTAAACAACACCAAATGTCTCTTGTCGTTCAGCCTCACTCGGTATGCAGCCTGCCCGTGTCTGTGGACGATTCGGGACCAATTGACATCGATACGGGGGACGAACTCGTTCTTCAAGAGGAAGACGAGAGTTCGGAAGAAGATCTATGGGTTTCGGGGGATTTTCCGATCTTGGATGAAACAGAAATGGATCGAGGATTGGCGGGCTATATGCATGGCTTTGAACCACCGACACTACAAACACTTTTCGGAGGTATCGATGGTGTATTGGAAGTGGACGAGGGCAAGTTCGAAATTTAG